Proteins encoded in a region of the Streptomyces sp. NBC_00258 genome:
- a CDS encoding transglycosylase domain-containing protein: MNDQPQPQQPSEGWAPREPGPATAAAPGTPGRKPKRKRTGWRRLIPTWRMVLGTVLTGLLLLIGAFALGYYLVKIPAANSAAMKQSNVYLYSDGSQLARDGEVNRENVTLALISKDAQHAVLAAEDRDFYSESAIDPKAMLRAGWNTATGKGKQSGSTITQQYVKNYYLAQEQTVTRKAKEFFIAIKLDREKSKDDILEGYLNTSYFGRNAYGIQAAAQAYYGVDAKDLTVGQGAYLASLLNAPSEFDVVAHPENKPAALARWNYVLDGMVKKKWITASERSGVKFPEPKQTVIAAGMSGQRGYIVKAVNDYLTDNKILGEDELNAGGYRITTTLQKPKQDAFVKAVNDQVMEKLDKKDRKVDNYVRAGGASIDPKTGRVLAMYGGIDYTKQYYNNATRRDYQVGSTFKPFVFTAAVQNDSTTQDGRTITPNTVYDGTNKRPVQGWEGGTYAPENEDQVSYGQISVRTATDKSVNSVYAQMAVDVDPEKVEKTAVGLGIPSDTPDLTASPSIALGPATASVLDMAEAYATLANHGKRGTYTMIEKITKDGADVVDLPERKTWQAVSREAADTTTSILQSVVDGGTGTAAQAAGRPAAGKTGTAEEDQAAWFAGYTPNLATVVAIMGQDPDTGAHKPLYGALGQPRINGGGYPAQIWAQYTKAALKGTSAQEFDLRLQDGAEEQQLPPADPDEDQPGTDAGQDNGGTTTGGEETPATEGQTNGGTTTDGGTTGDGGTTTDGGTTGDGGTADGGAATGGGTGFPTGGTGDSGGTTDGGTTDGGTTDGTGDDGGVAGTNFGGFP; this comes from the coding sequence ATGAACGACCAGCCGCAGCCGCAGCAGCCGAGCGAGGGCTGGGCACCGAGGGAACCGGGACCCGCCACCGCGGCGGCACCCGGGACACCCGGCAGGAAGCCCAAGCGGAAACGCACCGGATGGCGACGCCTGATCCCGACCTGGCGGATGGTGCTCGGCACGGTCCTCACCGGGCTCCTGCTGCTCATCGGCGCGTTCGCACTCGGCTACTACCTGGTGAAGATCCCGGCCGCGAACTCGGCGGCGATGAAGCAGAGCAACGTCTATCTGTACTCGGACGGCAGCCAGCTCGCCCGTGACGGCGAGGTCAACCGGGAGAACGTGACCCTGGCGCTGATCTCCAAGGACGCCCAGCACGCGGTGCTGGCCGCCGAGGACCGCGACTTCTACAGCGAGTCGGCGATCGACCCCAAGGCGATGCTCCGCGCCGGCTGGAACACCGCCACAGGCAAGGGCAAGCAGTCCGGCTCGACGATCACCCAACAGTACGTGAAGAACTACTACCTGGCCCAGGAGCAGACGGTCACCCGGAAGGCGAAGGAGTTCTTCATCGCGATCAAGCTGGACCGCGAGAAGAGCAAGGACGACATCCTGGAGGGCTACCTCAACACGAGCTACTTCGGCCGCAACGCCTACGGCATCCAGGCCGCCGCCCAGGCCTACTACGGCGTCGACGCCAAGGACCTGACGGTCGGCCAGGGCGCGTACCTGGCATCGCTGCTGAACGCGCCGAGCGAGTTCGACGTCGTGGCCCACCCCGAGAACAAGCCCGCGGCGCTGGCCCGCTGGAACTACGTACTCGACGGCATGGTCAAGAAGAAGTGGATCACCGCGTCGGAGCGCTCGGGCGTCAAGTTCCCCGAGCCCAAGCAGACGGTGATCGCGGCAGGCATGTCCGGACAGCGCGGCTACATCGTCAAGGCCGTGAACGACTACCTGACCGACAACAAGATCCTCGGCGAGGACGAACTGAACGCCGGCGGCTACCGCATCACGACCACCCTGCAGAAGCCCAAGCAGGACGCCTTCGTGAAGGCCGTGAACGACCAGGTGATGGAGAAGCTCGACAAGAAGGACCGCAAGGTCGACAACTACGTCCGCGCGGGCGGCGCCTCCATCGACCCGAAGACCGGCAGGGTCCTCGCGATGTACGGCGGCATCGACTACACGAAGCAGTACTACAACAACGCGACCCGCCGGGACTACCAGGTCGGCTCCACCTTCAAGCCGTTCGTGTTCACCGCGGCCGTGCAGAACGACTCGACCACGCAGGACGGCCGCACGATCACCCCGAACACCGTCTACGACGGCACCAACAAGCGCCCCGTACAGGGCTGGGAGGGCGGCACGTACGCCCCGGAGAACGAGGACCAGGTCTCGTACGGGCAGATCTCGGTCCGCACCGCCACGGACAAGTCCGTGAACTCCGTGTACGCGCAGATGGCCGTGGACGTCGATCCGGAGAAGGTCGAGAAGACGGCCGTCGGCCTCGGCATCCCGTCCGACACCCCCGACCTGACGGCGTCCCCGTCGATCGCGCTCGGCCCGGCCACGGCCAGCGTCCTAGACATGGCGGAGGCGTACGCGACCCTCGCCAACCACGGCAAGCGCGGCACGTACACGATGATCGAGAAGATCACCAAGGACGGCGCGGACGTGGTGGACCTGCCCGAGCGCAAGACCTGGCAGGCGGTGAGCCGCGAGGCCGCCGACACCACGACCTCCATCCTGCAGAGCGTCGTCGACGGCGGCACCGGCACGGCCGCGCAGGCCGCCGGACGGCCCGCGGCGGGCAAGACCGGCACCGCGGAGGAGGACCAGGCGGCCTGGTTCGCGGGCTACACCCCGAACCTCGCCACGGTCGTCGCCATCATGGGCCAGGACCCCGACACGGGCGCGCACAAGCCGCTGTACGGGGCGCTCGGGCAGCCCCGCATCAACGGCGGCGGCTACCCGGCGCAGATCTGGGCCCAGTACACGAAGGCCGCCCTGAAGGGCACCTCCGCCCAGGAGTTCGACCTGCGGCTCCAGGACGGCGCGGAGGAGCAGCAACTGCCGCCGGCCGACCCCGACGAGGACCAGCCGGGCACGGACGCCGGGCAGGACAACGGCGGCACGACCACCGGCGGCGAGGAGACCCCCGCGACCGAGGGCCAGACCAACGGCGGTACCACCACGGACGGCGGCACCACCGGCGACGGCGGGACGACGACCGACGGCGGCACCACGGGCGACGGCGGGACGGCCGACGGGGGCGCGGCGACGGGTGGCGGCACCGGCTTCCCCACGGGCGGCACCGGCGACTCGGGCGGCACCACCGACGGCGGGACGACGGACGGCGGCACGACGGACGGAACAGGGGACGACGGCGGAGTCGCGGGGACGAACTTCGGCGGCTTCCCGTAG
- a CDS encoding ABC transporter permease, which yields MGTWRLYAAVAVGAFRRYATYRVATAAGVFTNTVFGLILAYTYIALWDERPGLGGYDQSQAVTYVWLGQGLLAAVAVIGGGFEDEMIERIRTGDIAIDLYRPVDLQMWWLAADGGRAAFQLVGRGVVPMAFGGLVFHLALPADAGTWLAFLVAVVLGLLVSFAIRYLVALLAFWFMDGAGVQQLAVLAGIFFSGMTLPLNVFPGALGELARALPWSSLLQAPADVLLGERTGFALWRTYAFQAAWAVGLLAVGRLVQSAATRRVVVQGG from the coding sequence GTGGGGACATGGCGGTTGTACGCGGCCGTCGCGGTGGGCGCGTTCCGGCGGTACGCGACCTATCGGGTGGCCACCGCCGCGGGCGTGTTCACCAACACCGTCTTCGGGCTGATCCTGGCGTACACGTACATCGCGCTGTGGGACGAAAGGCCTGGCCTCGGCGGGTACGACCAGTCCCAGGCGGTGACGTACGTGTGGCTCGGGCAGGGGCTGCTCGCGGCGGTCGCGGTGATCGGCGGCGGCTTCGAGGACGAGATGATCGAGAGAATCCGTACGGGTGACATCGCGATCGACCTGTACCGGCCCGTGGACCTTCAGATGTGGTGGCTGGCGGCCGACGGAGGGCGGGCCGCGTTCCAGTTGGTGGGGCGTGGTGTGGTGCCGATGGCGTTCGGGGGGCTCGTGTTCCATCTCGCGCTTCCGGCCGATGCCGGGACCTGGCTGGCGTTCCTCGTCGCGGTCGTCCTCGGCCTCCTGGTGAGTTTCGCGATCCGCTATCTCGTGGCGCTGCTGGCGTTCTGGTTCATGGACGGGGCGGGAGTGCAGCAGCTGGCCGTGCTCGCGGGGATCTTCTTCTCCGGGATGACGCTGCCGCTGAACGTCTTCCCGGGAGCCCTCGGCGAGCTGGCCCGGGCGCTGCCCTGGTCGTCGCTGCTCCAGGCCCCGGCGGATGTGCTGCTCGGCGAGCGCACCGGCTTCGCGCTGTGGCGCACGTACGCCTTCCAGGCCGCCTGGGCCGTCGGGCTGCTCGCGGTGGGCCGCCTGGTCCAGTCGGCGGCGACACGCAGGGTGGTGGTCCAGGGTGGCTGA
- a CDS encoding ABC transporter permease, translating into MADLQAQERHDAHRGFPPTGRSRVVDGLRAYRLIAWMWIRSTMAYRASFAMTVFGNFAGTALDFVAILLMFSRVDELGGYSLGEVAFLYGLSSAAFGLTDLALGSVDRLGQRVRDGTLDTLLVRPAPVLAQVAADRFALRRLGRITQGLLVLGYALFVVDISWTPLKVLMMPVMVVSGAAIFASVFVAGAAFQFVAQDASQVQNSFTYGGTTLLQYPPTVFAKDLVRGVTFVLPLAFVNWVPALYVLGLPYPLDLPEWVAFLSPPVAVVCCALSGFAWRAGLRSYRSTGS; encoded by the coding sequence GTGGCTGACCTTCAGGCTCAGGAGAGGCACGACGCGCACCGGGGCTTCCCGCCGACCGGTCGCTCGCGGGTGGTGGACGGGCTGCGGGCCTACCGGCTGATCGCCTGGATGTGGATCCGCTCGACGATGGCGTACCGCGCGTCCTTCGCGATGACGGTCTTCGGCAACTTCGCGGGGACCGCCCTCGACTTCGTGGCGATCCTGCTGATGTTCTCGCGGGTCGACGAGCTCGGCGGCTACTCGCTGGGCGAGGTGGCGTTCCTGTACGGGCTGTCGAGCGCCGCGTTCGGTCTCACCGATCTGGCGCTGGGCTCGGTGGACCGGCTCGGGCAGCGGGTGCGCGACGGCACGCTCGACACGCTGCTGGTGCGGCCCGCGCCGGTGCTCGCACAGGTCGCCGCGGACCGGTTCGCGCTGCGCCGGCTGGGCCGGATCACGCAGGGGCTGCTGGTCCTCGGGTACGCGCTCTTCGTGGTCGACATCTCCTGGACGCCGCTGAAGGTGCTGATGATGCCGGTGATGGTGGTCAGCGGGGCCGCCATCTTCGCGTCGGTGTTCGTGGCGGGCGCGGCCTTCCAGTTCGTGGCGCAGGACGCGTCCCAGGTGCAGAACTCCTTCACGTACGGCGGCACCACGCTGCTGCAGTATCCGCCGACGGTCTTCGCGAAGGACCTGGTGCGCGGGGTGACGTTCGTGCTGCCGCTGGCCTTCGTCAACTGGGTGCCCGCGCTGTACGTGCTGGGCCTGCCGTACCCGCTCGACCTGCCCGAGTGGGTCGCGTTCCTGTCGCCGCCGGTGGCGGTGGTCTGCTGCGCGCTCTCGGGGTTCGCCTGGCGCGCGGGTCTTCGTTCGTACCGGAGCACGGGGAGTTAG
- a CDS encoding ABC transporter ATP-binding protein — protein sequence MDTQTDFGHADDHADDFIRLDRVEKVFDVRKKTGFMRSERRQVRAVDSISFTVARGEMVGYIGPNGAGKSTTIKMLTGILTPSGGRLRVAGIDPSRERTRLAQRIGVVFGQRTTLWWDLPLIDSYRLMHRMYRIPDARYVENLDRCVELLELGELLDVPVRQLSLGQRMRGDIAAALLHDPEVLYLDEPTIGLDVISKAKVREFLRHLNAEQGTTVLLTTHDLTDIEQLCRRVMVIDHGRLMYDGPLTGLHEIGESERTLVVDLERELPPIEVESARVVKVEGPRQWLAFPAAESAAPLVARIAAAYPLVDLSVREPDIEAVISRMYEEKATS from the coding sequence ATGGACACGCAGACGGACTTCGGCCACGCCGATGACCACGCCGACGACTTCATTCGCCTCGACCGCGTCGAGAAGGTCTTCGACGTACGCAAGAAGACCGGCTTCATGCGCAGTGAGCGGCGGCAGGTGCGGGCGGTCGACTCGATCTCCTTCACCGTGGCGCGCGGCGAGATGGTCGGCTACATCGGGCCGAACGGCGCGGGCAAGTCGACCACCATCAAGATGCTCACCGGCATCCTCACCCCGAGCGGCGGACGGCTCCGCGTGGCGGGTATCGATCCGTCCCGCGAGCGCACGCGGCTCGCGCAGCGCATCGGGGTGGTGTTCGGGCAGCGGACGACCCTGTGGTGGGACCTCCCGCTGATCGACTCGTACCGGCTGATGCACCGTATGTACCGGATCCCGGACGCGCGGTACGTCGAGAACCTCGACCGGTGCGTCGAACTCCTCGAACTGGGCGAGCTGTTGGACGTGCCCGTACGGCAGCTGTCGCTCGGGCAGCGGATGCGCGGGGACATCGCGGCGGCCCTGCTGCACGACCCGGAGGTGCTGTACCTGGACGAGCCGACGATCGGGCTCGACGTGATCAGCAAGGCGAAGGTGCGGGAGTTTCTGCGGCACCTCAACGCCGAGCAGGGCACCACCGTCCTGCTCACCACCCACGATCTCACCGACATCGAGCAGCTGTGCCGGCGCGTGATGGTCATCGACCACGGGCGTCTGATGTACGACGGTCCGCTGACCGGGCTGCACGAGATCGGTGAGAGCGAGCGGACGCTCGTGGTGGACCTGGAGCGTGAACTCCCGCCCATCGAGGTCGAGTCGGCGCGGGTGGTGAAGGTCGAGGGGCCCCGGCAGTGGCTCGCGTTCCCGGCGGCGGAGTCGGCGGCGCCGCTCGTGGCGCGGATCGCCGCCGCGTATCCGCTGGTGGACCTGTCGGTACGCGAGCCGGACATCGAGGCGGTCATCAGCCGCATGTACGAGGAGAAGGCAACCTCGTAG
- a CDS encoding DUF1707 SHOCT-like domain-containing protein — protein MTDELPDGLPELRASDADREQVAEVLRDALAEGRLDMEEFEERLEATYKARTYKELAPITRDLPAPGVTPPAPTVSMVKQPAGAGGWAGRIVGGDGSSRWGVAVLGGFERKGRWTMPKRFNSFAFWGGGVIDLREANFADGEVVVNCVAIMGGMSVIVPPGVEVVVRGIGVMGGFDHREEGVEGDPGAPRVVVTGFAFWGGVGVERKVTKAERLRQKEERRLEKLERKAARQEELEESRRRALEGTGSLDHRGSLDDARSIHRAAMEQHRELMREHREARREERRERRDERRDRD, from the coding sequence ATGACGGACGAACTCCCCGACGGGCTTCCCGAGCTGCGAGCCTCCGACGCCGACCGCGAGCAGGTCGCCGAAGTGCTGAGGGACGCCCTCGCGGAGGGCCGCCTCGACATGGAGGAGTTCGAGGAGCGTCTGGAGGCCACGTACAAGGCCCGTACGTACAAGGAGCTGGCGCCCATCACGCGGGATCTGCCCGCGCCCGGGGTGACTCCTCCCGCTCCCACCGTGTCCATGGTCAAGCAGCCCGCGGGGGCGGGTGGCTGGGCGGGCCGCATCGTCGGCGGTGACGGTTCGTCCCGGTGGGGTGTCGCGGTCCTGGGCGGGTTCGAGCGCAAGGGGCGCTGGACCATGCCGAAGCGGTTCAACTCCTTCGCGTTCTGGGGCGGTGGCGTCATCGACCTGCGCGAGGCGAACTTCGCCGACGGCGAGGTCGTCGTCAACTGCGTCGCGATCATGGGCGGGATGAGCGTGATCGTGCCGCCCGGTGTCGAGGTCGTCGTCCGCGGCATCGGCGTCATGGGCGGCTTCGACCACCGCGAGGAGGGTGTCGAGGGCGACCCCGGCGCCCCGCGTGTCGTCGTCACCGGGTTCGCCTTCTGGGGCGGTGTCGGTGTCGAACGCAAGGTGACCAAGGCCGAGCGGCTCCGCCAGAAGGAGGAACGACGGCTGGAGAAGCTGGAGCGGAAGGCCGCGAGGCAGGAGGAGTTGGAGGAGTCCCGGCGCCGGGCCCTGGAGGGCACCGGCTCCTTGGACCACCGGGGCTCGCTGGATGATGCGCGGTCCATTCACCGGGCCGCGATGGAGCAGCACCGTGAGCTGATGCGGGAGCATCGGGAGGCTCGGCGGGAGGAACGTCGTGAGCGGCGGGACGAGCGGCGGGACCGGGACTGA
- a CDS encoding SGNH/GDSL hydrolase family protein: MTKRHGYALLAAIVAVVVVISAAIYVGVAADDGEEKPLVGGGTPHNSAAPASVGTWVGAWSASPSGAEPGTEANGMAGRSVRNVVHVGIGGTAARITLSNLYGQQPLSITHASVAVAAAANNPAAAAGSMRRLTFRGSPSVVVPAGQQVVSDAVRLLVPHDTDVLVTTYSPTPSGPVTIHPQARQISYTAEGDLTEDVTGTAYTGQTPYWRYVTALDVLSNESDGTVVVIGDSLTDGSTSSVGQNRRWTDVLADRLRDNSDGPRYSVVNQGISGNRVLGSGLGRPAENPSGLIRFNRDVLGRTNVRAVVVALGVNDILRTPQQTDANKITAGLRELKRLAHARGLRVVGATLMPFQGHRGYRPHLEDTRQAVNAQIRAGKVYDAYVDFDKALRDPYNPRRLRSDYDSGDHLHPSDKGYKRMAEVFDLNDLKGSVPAEL, from the coding sequence ATGACCAAGCGTCACGGTTATGCCTTGCTGGCCGCGATCGTCGCCGTAGTCGTGGTCATCTCAGCCGCCATATACGTCGGGGTCGCAGCCGACGACGGCGAGGAGAAGCCGCTCGTGGGCGGCGGTACGCCACACAACTCGGCGGCCCCCGCGTCCGTCGGCACCTGGGTCGGCGCCTGGTCGGCGTCCCCGTCCGGAGCGGAGCCCGGCACCGAGGCCAACGGAATGGCGGGCCGTTCGGTACGCAACGTGGTGCATGTCGGCATCGGCGGCACCGCGGCCCGGATCACCCTGTCCAACCTCTACGGACAGCAGCCGCTCAGCATCACGCACGCCTCGGTCGCCGTCGCGGCCGCCGCGAACAACCCCGCCGCCGCTGCCGGCAGCATGCGCCGCCTCACCTTCCGCGGCAGCCCGTCGGTGGTCGTGCCGGCCGGGCAGCAGGTGGTCAGCGACGCCGTACGCCTGCTCGTCCCGCACGACACGGACGTGCTGGTGACGACGTACTCGCCGACCCCGTCGGGGCCCGTCACCATCCACCCGCAGGCACGGCAGATCTCGTACACCGCCGAGGGTGACCTCACGGAGGACGTGACCGGCACCGCGTACACCGGGCAGACGCCGTACTGGCGCTATGTGACCGCGCTGGACGTGCTGAGCAACGAGTCCGACGGCACGGTCGTCGTCATCGGCGACTCGCTCACCGACGGCTCGACCTCGTCCGTGGGCCAGAACCGGCGCTGGACGGACGTCCTCGCCGACCGGCTGCGCGACAACTCGGACGGGCCCCGCTACAGCGTCGTCAACCAGGGCATCAGCGGAAACCGTGTCCTCGGCAGCGGCCTCGGCCGGCCCGCCGAGAACCCGAGCGGTCTGATCCGCTTCAACCGTGACGTGCTCGGCCGTACGAACGTCAGGGCGGTCGTGGTCGCCCTCGGCGTCAACGACATCCTCCGTACGCCCCAGCAGACCGACGCGAACAAGATCACCGCCGGGCTGCGGGAACTGAAGCGCCTGGCCCACGCCCGCGGCCTGCGGGTCGTCGGGGCCACGCTCATGCCCTTCCAGGGCCACCGCGGCTACCGCCCGCACCTGGAGGACACCCGTCAGGCCGTCAACGCCCAGATCCGCGCCGGCAAGGTCTACGACGCCTACGTCGACTTCGACAAGGCACTCCGCGACCCCTACAACCCCCGCCGCCTCCGCTCCGACTACGACTCGGGCGACCACCTCCACCCCAGCGACAAGGGCTACAAGCGCATGGCGGAGGTCTTCGACCTGAACGACCTGAAGGGCTCGGTCCCGGCCGAGCTGTGA
- a CDS encoding DUF445 domain-containing protein, giving the protein MESTKADQTDEAGPEGQHARPGGVANRTVPGRAMNSFSPADEEKFRGVRRMKLTATGLLLFVAVVYVLAKWAGNSGAGAWTGYVAAAAEAGMVGALADWFAVTALFRHPLGIPIPHTAIIPTKKDQLGVSLGEFVGENFLSRDVVRQRLRAVGIGSRLGAWLAHPEHADRVTAELATALRGALAVLRDSDVQAVVGEAINRRADAQEIAPGIGKMLEKVVADGGHRRVVDLICVRAHDWLVLHNDQVMDAVQGGAPGWTPRFVDKRVGERVYKELLRFVTEMRDMPAHPARGALDRFLTDFASDLQSDTDTRARVENLKREVLGRGEVQDLIASAWSSVRQMIVSAAEDERSELRLRVRASLLSLGARMATDAKLQAKVDGWVEGAAVYVVTTYRDEITSLITDTVAGWDAEHTSKKIEAHIGRDLQFIRINGTVVGSLAGLLIFAVSRALGA; this is encoded by the coding sequence ATGGAAAGCACGAAAGCGGATCAAACGGATGAGGCAGGGCCCGAAGGGCAGCATGCCCGGCCCGGCGGTGTGGCGAACCGCACGGTGCCCGGGCGCGCGATGAACTCGTTCAGCCCCGCGGACGAGGAGAAGTTCCGCGGGGTGCGCCGGATGAAACTCACGGCGACGGGCCTGCTGTTGTTCGTCGCCGTCGTCTACGTACTGGCCAAGTGGGCCGGGAACTCCGGCGCGGGCGCCTGGACGGGCTATGTCGCGGCCGCCGCCGAGGCCGGCATGGTCGGCGCGCTCGCCGACTGGTTCGCCGTCACCGCGCTGTTCCGGCACCCCCTCGGCATCCCCATCCCGCACACCGCGATCATCCCCACCAAGAAGGACCAGCTCGGCGTCTCCCTGGGCGAGTTCGTCGGAGAGAACTTCCTCTCGCGGGACGTCGTACGGCAGCGGCTGCGCGCGGTCGGCATCGGCAGCCGCCTCGGCGCCTGGCTGGCCCATCCGGAGCACGCCGACCGGGTGACCGCGGAGCTGGCCACCGCCCTGCGCGGCGCCCTCGCCGTGCTGCGCGACTCGGACGTGCAGGCCGTCGTCGGCGAGGCCATCAACCGGCGGGCCGACGCCCAGGAGATCGCCCCCGGCATAGGGAAGATGCTGGAGAAGGTCGTCGCGGACGGCGGCCACCGGCGGGTGGTCGACCTGATCTGCGTACGAGCCCACGACTGGCTGGTCCTCCACAACGACCAGGTGATGGACGCCGTGCAGGGCGGCGCTCCCGGCTGGACCCCGCGGTTCGTCGACAAGCGGGTCGGCGAGCGCGTCTACAAGGAACTGCTGCGCTTCGTCACCGAGATGCGCGACATGCCCGCCCACCCCGCCCGCGGCGCGCTCGACCGGTTCCTCACCGACTTCGCCTCCGACCTCCAGTCCGACACCGACACCCGCGCCCGGGTGGAGAACCTCAAGCGGGAGGTCCTCGGCCGCGGCGAGGTCCAGGACCTGATCGCGTCCGCCTGGTCCTCCGTACGGCAGATGATCGTGTCCGCGGCGGAGGACGAGCGCAGTGAACTGCGGCTGCGTGTGCGTGCCTCGCTGCTCTCGCTCGGTGCGCGCATGGCCACCGACGCGAAGCTCCAGGCCAAGGTCGACGGCTGGGTCGAGGGGGCCGCGGTGTACGTCGTCACGACGTACCGGGACGAGATCACCTCGCTCATCACGGACACGGTCGCGGGCTGGGACGCCGAGCACACCTCGAAGAAGATCGAGGCGCATATCGGGCGTGACCTGCAGTTCATCCGGATCAACGGCACGGTGGTTGGCTCGCTGGCGGGCCTTCTGATTTTTGCGGTGTCGCGGGCGCTAGGGGCGTGA
- a CDS encoding MFS transporter, protein MAVTHADTGTVTTAVPARLDRLPWSRWHWTIVIGLGTVWILDGLEVTVVGNIAGRLSESGSGLPISAAQVTGIAAALYVAGACSGALFFGRLTDVFGRKKLFMITLAVYLAATAMTAFSFSTWWFFLFRFLTGFGIGGEYAAINSAIDELIPSHYRGRVDLIINGSFWLGAIGGSLLSIVALNTDLFAINVGWRLTFLLGVVLGLVILLVRRNVPESPRWLFIHGRGEEAERLVASVERQIEEETGRELPPPAGEITIHQRKSIGFLTIGRTVFSTYRKRAVLGLSLFIGQAFLYNAITFGFGAILTTFFDVPTSSTGYYFAVIAAGNFLGPLLLGKLFDTVGRRIMISSTYLLSGILLFATAWLFDRGSLSATTMTACWCVVLFFASAGASSAYLTVSEIFPMETRAMAIAFFYAIGTAAGGISGPLLFADLTSTGVVGDTVLAFQIGAGLMCAAGLVAAALAVRAERRSLEDIARPLSEAVSPSPGSKPSGPAPSGATA, encoded by the coding sequence ATGGCCGTCACCCACGCCGATACCGGCACTGTCACCACTGCCGTCCCCGCCCGGCTGGACCGGCTGCCGTGGTCGCGCTGGCACTGGACCATCGTCATCGGGCTCGGCACCGTGTGGATCCTCGACGGCCTGGAGGTCACCGTCGTCGGCAACATCGCCGGCCGGCTCTCCGAGTCCGGCAGCGGGCTGCCCATCTCGGCCGCCCAGGTCACCGGTATCGCGGCCGCGCTCTACGTGGCCGGGGCCTGCTCGGGAGCGCTGTTCTTCGGGCGGCTGACGGACGTCTTCGGCCGTAAAAAGCTGTTCATGATCACCCTCGCCGTCTATCTCGCGGCCACCGCGATGACGGCGTTCTCCTTCTCCACCTGGTGGTTCTTCCTCTTCCGCTTCCTGACCGGCTTCGGCATCGGCGGCGAGTACGCGGCCATCAACTCGGCGATCGACGAGCTGATCCCCTCCCACTACCGCGGCCGCGTCGACCTGATCATCAACGGCAGCTTCTGGCTCGGTGCGATCGGCGGCTCGCTCCTGTCGATCGTCGCGCTGAACACGGACCTGTTCGCGATCAACGTCGGCTGGCGGCTCACCTTCCTCCTCGGCGTCGTCCTCGGCCTGGTGATCCTGCTCGTACGCCGCAACGTCCCTGAGAGTCCCAGGTGGCTGTTCATCCACGGCAGGGGAGAGGAGGCCGAACGCCTCGTCGCCTCCGTCGAGCGGCAGATCGAGGAGGAGACCGGACGCGAACTCCCGCCGCCCGCGGGCGAGATCACCATCCACCAGCGCAAGAGCATCGGGTTCCTCACCATCGGGCGCACGGTCTTCTCGACGTACCGCAAACGCGCCGTGCTCGGCCTCTCCCTCTTCATCGGGCAGGCGTTCCTCTACAACGCGATCACCTTCGGCTTCGGCGCGATCCTCACCACGTTCTTCGACGTGCCGACCTCCTCGACCGGCTACTACTTCGCCGTCATCGCGGCCGGCAACTTCCTCGGCCCGCTGCTGCTCGGCAAGCTCTTCGACACCGTGGGCCGCCGGATCATGATCTCGTCCACCTATCTGCTCTCCGGCATCCTGCTCTTCGCCACCGCCTGGCTCTTCGACCGGGGCTCGCTGAGCGCGACGACGATGACCGCCTGCTGGTGCGTGGTCCTGTTCTTCGCCTCCGCGGGCGCCAGCAGCGCGTACCTCACGGTCTCCGAGATCTTCCCGATGGAGACCCGCGCAATGGCCATCGCCTTCTTCTACGCCATCGGCACCGCGGCCGGCGGCATCAGCGGGCCGCTGCTCTTCGCCGACCTGACCAGCACGGGCGTGGTCGGCGACACGGTGCTCGCCTTCCAGATCGGTGCCGGGCTGATGTGCGCGGCGGGGCTGGTCGCGGCGGCCCTCGCGGTACGGGCGGAACGGCGCTCGCTGGAGGACATCGCCAGGCCGTTGTCGGAGGCGGTTTCGCCGTCTCCGGGGTCGAAGCCTTCCGGGCCTGCGCCTTCCGGGGCGACGGCGTAG